The Helianthus annuus cultivar XRQ/B chromosome 11, HanXRQr2.0-SUNRISE, whole genome shotgun sequence region ggGGTATTTATATGTTAaaattggattttttttttttgtttttttaaggaATAACCGTTGACAAatgttcaaaaatcaaaaagtttgaaAAGTTGTGCGGTGAATCAATGCCACAGACCTGTCCCCGCTTAGCCTCCCCGAGGGGTCGGCACGGTGTTCCCGAGCGGGGAACTCACTCACCGCACGCCACCCCGAGGGCGCCCCGTTCACCCTTACAAAACTaatcaaaccctaaaatttctaTTACAATAACCAGCCTCCAACCGTCTATTTGTTTTCTTACTTTCCAGTCTCAAACAACAACCAACAATCACAAGAACGCTACATTGTTTTAAAAAGGGGATATTAGATTTAAATAACCTCAATTTTCACCAATTGGTCGATATTACTCCCAACTTTTGATTTGTACCACACTACTCCCaactttcaatttattttcctcTGGCATTTCCAAACTAAGTGAACCCTAATCCAGTAAGTTTTTTGCTGATGTGCCACTTTTTTTTGCTGACATGGCAGTTGACGTGACAATTTGGATGACGTAGCGGCTGATGTGGCAGCTGTCGTGCACTTTTTATGACGTGACGGCTGATGTGACAGCTCACATGACATTTTTTGATGATGTGACAAGTGATGTGGCTACTGACATGGCAGTTTCGATGACGTGTCATCTGACATCAGCTAACTACTAGGCTAGGGTTCAGTTAGTTTAGGAATGCAAGAGGAAAataagttgggagtggtgtggTATAAATCGAAAGTTGAGAGTGATATCGGCCAATTGGTAAAAGTttgggttatttaaatccaatatctaAAAAAACCGCTTTATTCACACAACACCATTCGGTCTCCAAATTTCGTTCGCGCGACAGTACCATGTCAACCACTAGGGATGAACATGGTACCGGACCAACACCAAAAAACGGGGAAAATGAATACCTTGACCAAATATAACCGGTACGCTACCGGTATTTACCTGGAAATCAACCAAAATactggtaccgtaccggtacGAAAAAActggtactggtaccgaatataACCGGTACGATACAATAGTACTGGTACCAGTTCGATACTGGGACCTGGTGCCAAATGATCATCCTTACCAACCACCGAGCCTCCATCGCAAACTAGAAAATTCAAGGGGTTCGGTctaagaccatggggtatggggaGGATAGTCTCCAAAGGGACTATCCGCCACATAGGCGCCACATAAGCATAGGAGGAGGACCATCCCCTTGGGGACTATCAAAGGGTGTGGTGGATGCTCCTCCCCCATtttttattattcttttttttttgtcatgTTAATTAAAACAaagcaaataaaaataaaaaagttacatttaaataaaaaccaaaagttacatttaaataaaaatcctaaagctacattaaaaaaaataacctaaagtaacattaaaaaaaaactaaaattacatttaaaaaaaacctaaagttataataaaaaaagcctaaagttacaaataaataaaaaaactacgCGTTGTTTTCTCCGAGACTCCAAATGTGATCGATCAAGTCTGATTGAAGATTGGCATGTGTGAAATCGTTATGTAACGAGAACCTGTTTAAATCTTGTTGTTCTCCGCTAACCGGAACAGTATTATGCTCCACCGCATTCTCGTCATACTCACAAATTGCATGTCCTTCGTCTTCGAGGATCATGTTATGCAGCAGAATACAAGCATACATACAGTATCACAACGTTTTGGGTGTAAAAGCGCGTGCTAGGTTTTCAATAATATGCCATCTTTGTTGGAGAACCCCAAAAAACCGTTTAATATCTTTTCTAGCCGCTTCTTGAAACTTggcaaatttctttcttttttcatCTGAAGGATGCCTAACCGTTTTAACAATTGTAGAGTATTGTGGGTATATTCCATCGGCAAGATAATACCCGCGTCTGTACTCCACTCCCAAAACCGTAAACCTCGTATCAGGACCAATCCCTTTTATAACATCGTAAAAAACCTCAGAATTTTGTAGAACGTTGATGTCGTTATTCGAACCAGGAATCCCAAagaaagcatgccaaatccatagGTCTTGAGACACAACAGCTTTTAGAATTATTGTTGGATGTCCCTGATCGCCTCGCGTATACATTCCTCGCCAAGCGGTAGGACAATTCCGCCATGCCCAATGCATGCAATCATTGTTCCCGAGCATGCCTGGAAAATCGTGCCTTGCTTTGTGGTGTTGATACAAATTTTGGACGTCATTGTAATGCGGTTTTCGCAAATATTTTTGGCTGTAGAGCCTCACCACAAATTTGCAAAACTTGTATAAACATTCTCTAGCAGTTCTTTCGGACATCTTTAAGTATTCGTCCCAAGCATCGGCTGCCGTCTCATAAGCTAGTTGACGAATCGCCGCAGTGCATTTCTGTAAGGTGGTGAAGCCCATTTTGCCTCTAGCATCGGGTCGCAAGGTAAAAAACGGGTGATAAGCGGCTAAATCGTCGGCAATACGTAAGAAGAGTCGACGACTCATTCTGAAACGGCGTCTAAAAATAGCCTCCGAGTACAACGGCTCGTCGGCAAAGTAATCGGCGAATAATCTTTGGTTAGCACCTACAagataacaaaatatatatacaacttataattaaaaaaataagactaaaaacataaaaataaaaaagtaagaATAAAAATATGAGAATAAAGATATAAcaataaaaatataacaataaaaATATCACTAACTTTCTCGGTCTCGCTCGATGTGTGGGTTCCTGTTTCGTGGTTGTGACGATACCTCCTCCTCTTCTTCTTCCAAAATTAGTTGTGTCGTCTCTACCACCttgtttataaaatattttacggCTTCCATGGTGTCCGTCGAACCcgatgaagaggaagatgacGTGGTGTATTTTTTAGAGAAGATTATGTGAGAATGTGGGTGAATTTTTGTATAGAAAAGTGGGAGTTGTTTAGAGAAAGTGGGTGAATTTTGGTATAAAAGTGGAtaaatatgttggtatttataAAGGTTTTAaattaaatgattttttttaaatagccgTTATGTCAATGGCATTATTGAATGGACCCCACAACTTTTGGCTCGTCTCCAGCGTCTTGGAGGAGCCGTGAGGGACGCGACGGGCCCAGGAGGGGCGGTGTGCGACGGCCGGGGATGGTGGTGACGGTCTAGGGACGGAGCCCATACCCTTTGGTCTAAAGCATTCCAACTTGTTCCAGGCATGGCAGCCCCAACCCGGTTAGTTCAGTACTTTCAGTCAGGATTTAGAAGGTTTATTGGCTTGAAAACGAACTAGCATGCTTTGGCTCTGGTTGCAAAGGAGACAATCTTCTGAATTATCTCAGTAGGTATGGGTAGGATGAGGACATTGGTTATATGCATGTCCGTAATATTATGTATGGTAATTACTTGGGTATTTGTATGAGGGCTTGTTTCACGCATGGAGAAGATAAAGATGGTATAATTTTGATAATATGATGGGTGATATGCATGGGAGTAATGAAGACTATGTGCATGGGTGAATTGATATTTGGTTAGACACCACGTGGTTTGTTTATTTGCATGAAACTTTGTAAATTAGAAATAAATTGTATTAAGATGTGCGTTTTGTGATGGGTTGTTAAATCGAACAAAACTAGACATAAAAACATTGCATCAAGGTTCCATCTAAATAAACATGGCCTCCTCGCTTGACGCGACGAGGAAAGCATGTCTCGTCGCGAGGCGCGATGACGTCACTTTTCAAGCATAAATAGAACAAAAGTTGTGCTTTCAAACTGCACAAATCGATTTCGAAAATTCGATCTCTCTGGCCTTTGAATCTCTGTTCCCAAACCTCTGTATCAACTCCCGCGTACAAAACCCTAATCGTTGAAACGATATCGGAAAACCTTAGCAACGAAAAGATGAAGTTCTGCCTGAATAAGGTAAGACTTTAAACGTTGCgattttgatctcgtgattatcgttaaagtttgatttgGTTTCTTACACTAATATGTGTTACATTGTGTGTTTATCTAGAAACCAGGACTTAAACCTAGGAGGCTTGAGGCACTCAAGCTTAAGTAAGTGCTACGAGGCActcaagcttaaggaagtggctatATCACCTGAATAAAATGTTTTTTGTAATTGAGAtaaatttttttatgtaaatatGGGTTATACCCCACAGTTTATGAAATGCAAACTACAGTGTTTGAAAACTCTGAAATTTTTCTGACACctggtcctgatgaaatttccgctgcgaTAATTTTAGTAAACCCCGGTACCATCTTGTGCTGTTCACGGCTCCCGTCCAGGGTAGGGTCAGGggttatgacaatttgtcaataTTCTTTTGGGATGTACTGATAACGGACCGAACCAATACCGACTGAACAACATGAGTACCGGTATCTGTATTGGTATTTTGTTTAATGAATTTGGTCGATGTAAAACATATGTCAATATCCTCCTTTTGGGCATATCACGCCTTTTTTTAGGTTTTCACCATGACATTGGAATGTATTATGCATTAGTATGCCGTTCAAATCGCTCGTCGCTCGTCGCTCGCTCGTCGCTCGTTCggaaattgctcggaaaatgctcgttcgatttgacgctcggttgtaaatgatccgctctgctcggttcggtttgtaaacgagccaagcatgagcaaaggtccgcttgGTTCGactcgaattattatttttattagtatatatatacatctacatatacacatacatctataaacatgtatatacatatatatacacaaatataaattatacatatatatatacacttacacctatatatatacacacttatacatacatatatacttaaatataaattaaatttatagttttatatgtaccagtctattagattttggtcaattatatacaaatttacaactctATACGTACTAGCCCAATTAACCACACCAATGAAAAATTAAAATCTaaactaaaagttaaaccctaaaccaatAAACGATAGTCTGTtcatcgcctcaatgtttcatgCCTGTACCCTAAGTCGATTGTCTCCTGCTCTCAACgtaattgttcgtgcaatatgaaCATCGCctcgtcagccacaacattgttattcataagaaaaataaTATGCCATGAAATGTGTgtgtttttaaagacataaaaacttgaaACCCAACATTGTCACAtctctctcagcaaatttaaattGGGTGACACGTttgtccaaatcgctcgaacttcgctcgacgctcgctcgaAATTTTTACTGCTCGAAAAATGTTCGCTTGTTTTGatgctcggttttaaatgagccgctccgctcggttcggtttgtaaacgagccaagcacgagcaaaggtccgctcggttcggctcgactcggctcgtgaacagccctagttACAAATATAACATAGATTGAGTTTGTACAGGGCCGGCAATCATGTGGTTCCGCTCtctctaagagcattcacatcctaaccatcaaattatgtgaggaggggtttttatattataaatggtataaaaagtggttgtgagtagaggagagagaaaatgttactgttcatctgtatatttagggggacactgttcacccgttataattttttaatatattttgaaagtggttgtgagtggaggtgagagaaaaaggtaatgataatattatttaattgaaatgagagagaaaaagtatttgtttttagtggaaatatattgatataggagttgttttttagtggaatatatgtataatttgatggattggatgtgaatgctctaaggcaGCGAAATATAAAGAACATTTTATATACATATTTTAATATTGTTTTATACATTTgtttaaaaagttatattttaggGCACGTTTTTCTACTCGTCACGTGCCCTGGAATTTTGGGGACGACGCTGAGTTTGTAGCAGGTTATGTAACATGATTattaggctacacggtatggagGTCGTCCCCCTACCGTCCCGGTCCGTCGCCAGGTGCTACACCGGCCCGCCCCCCTCCGTCCCCGTCCTTTCCGTCTGAAAATGGAAGTTGGCGACGCGCATGTGAAGACAAAATAAGTGGGCCCCAAGTTTGAAGAtgaccgtttaaaaaaaaaattcaaattcataattaataattataataacaGCTATATTTCAAAAAATCCCCCAAttcacttccatttttataaatactcacctcttttaaccatttttttcacaacttttcacccactaccaccccatctctctcacattttataaccactcttccctttttataaaaactcatcattttttataccattttttacccgctaccaccccatctctcgctAAAAAATTATCAAGGCTTCAcccatttcttcaatttcttctatGTCTTCATCGTCTTTGTCTGcatggtattcatcatcttcggaagaggatggtattatgcacaacatgattatgaacgcggctcaggTCTTCATGGCGGGTGATGAAGCGTCGTCCCAAAGGCTAACTAGACGAGCAAAAT contains the following coding sequences:
- the LOC110887648 gene encoding uncharacterized protein LOC110887648, whose product is MEAVKYFINKVVETTQLILEEEEEEVSSQPRNRNPHIERDRESANQRLFADYFADEPLYSEAIFRRRFRMSRRLFLRIADDLAAYHPFFTLRPDARGKMGFTTLQKCTAAIRQLAYETAADAWDEYLKMSERTARECLYKFCKFVVRLYSQKYLRKPHYNDVQNLYQHHKARHDFPGMLGNNDCMHWAWRNCPTAWRGMYTRGDQGHPTIILKAVVSQDLWIWHAFFGIPGSNNDINVLQNSEVFYDVIKGIGPDTRFTVLGVEYRRGYYLADGIYPQYSTIVKTVRHPSDEKRKKFAKFQEAARKDIKRFFGVLQQRWHIIENLARAFTPKTL